One window from the genome of Pieris napi chromosome 3, ilPieNapi1.2, whole genome shotgun sequence encodes:
- the LOC125063199 gene encoding uncharacterized protein LOC125063199, whose product MENLFQASFTDGLKTIRHSRKTEELLRKQAYLFRSLDKIFELSNVYSESDKDELEGALEEIKWHWDLIFKTHINILVDHGGSYSEYENIYYEKQAICRRQKRKIYLKLHSLETHMDSPVLYSYNSENFLYALETGNNQTWKDSIAKQQRPSSNFSISKNSLSTHFDTQGQGNANLNCNSTQAEQSFQYKSDKKISSSSAMVEGLAESGNNQQIPSGIAMMPIQKTTDVQQETSIVALAEAVAASLGVDSKEPTRYWTPIGLSVNHSIHADTYQGGELSKLAESVAQSLTDYSKEQHSTEEKER is encoded by the exons ATGGAGAATTTATTCCAAGCTTCGTTTACCGACGGTCTGAAAACCATCAGGCATTCAAGAAAAACCGAAGAGTTGCTTCGCAAACAagcatatttatttaggtcGCTTGATAAGATTTTTGAACTATCAAATGTATACTCCGAATCCGACAAAGATGAACTTGAAGGAGCGCTAGAAGAAATAAAGTGGCATtgggatttaatttttaaaacccaTATCAACATACTTGTTGATCATGGCGGATCCTACTCtgagtatgaaaatatatattacgagAAGCAAGCTATATGTAGGCGCCAAAAGAGAAAGATATATCTCAAATTACATTCTTTAGAAACGCATATGGATTCACCggtactttattcatataattcaGAAAATTTCTTATATGCCTTGGAAACAGGTAATAATCAAACCTGGAAAGATTCAATTGCAAAACAACAGCGACCTTCATCAAATTTTAGCATCAGCAAAAATTCGCTGTCAACGCATTTCGATACACAAGGTCAAGGAAatgcaaatttaaattgtaattctaCGCAAGCAGAGCAatcatttcaatataaatcgGACAAGAAAATCTCTTCGTCTTCGGCAATGGTGGAAGGTTTAGCAGAAAGTGGTAACAATCAGCAGATACCATCAGGCATAGCAATGATGCCAATACAGAAAACCACTGATGTGCAGCAGGAAACATCGATAGTGGCATTGGCGGAAGCAGTGGCAGCCAGTCTCGGAGTGGACTCCAAAGAGCCCACCCGGTACTGGACTCCGATAGGTCTTAGTGTTAATCACAGTATACATGCAGATACTTATCAAGGCGGAGAATTATCCAAATTGGCAGAAAGCGTAGCACAGTCGTTAACTGACTACAGCAAGGAGCAACATAGCacagaagaaaaagaaag GTAA
- the LOC125063200 gene encoding peptide deformylase, mitochondrial-like, with the protein MGVLRKTLNWYAKLSPSRGRTNPPYEHVTQIGDPTLRKISEDVPIDKIRSPEIQKIIAILQHVLKHYGSVGMSAPQIGINKRIFVMRHTIKEIKSELPEIIKSRCMYEIPLTVYVNPRLKVLDYEKVVHTEGCESIRSFQAEVARYKAVKISGYNSDGEESCHSYHGWPARIVQHEMDHLDGKLYTDIMDRKSLQCICWDEVNLSKGKIAIPFRPD; encoded by the exons atgggTGTTCTTAGAAAAACATTGAATTGGTATGCTAAATTATCGCCTAGTCGAGGAAGAACAAATCCACCATATGAACATGTTACACAAATAGGGGATCCCACGTTACGTAAAATTTCAGAAGACGTTCCTATAGATAAAATAAGATCAcctgaaattcaaaaaatcatCGCAATTTTACAACATGTTCTCAAACATTATGGTAGCGTTGGAATGTCTGCACCGCAAATAGgtattaataaaagaatatttgtTATGAGACATACAATCAAGGAAATAAAGTCTGAACTAccagaaattataaaaagtagATGCATGTATGAAATACCTTTGACT GTCTATGTTAACCCAAGGTTAAAAGTATTAGATTACGAAAAAGTAGTCCATACTGAGGGATGTGAGAGTATACGATCATTTCAAGCTGAAGTAGCAAGATATAAAGCTGTAAAAATCTCTG GCTATAATAGTGACGGGGAAGAATCATGCCATTCATACCATGGCTGGCCAGCAAGAATTGTACAACATGAAATGGATCACTTGGATGGCAAACTGTATACTGATATAATGGATCGTAAGAGTTTACAGTGTATTTGTTGGGATGAAGTCAACCTTTCTAAAGGAAAAATTGCAATACCATTTAGAcctgattaa
- the LOC125063197 gene encoding 3-hydroxyisobutyryl-CoA hydrolase, mitochondrial, giving the protein MLKLRLLPRTTGIIKRTMSTQEQDVLFENLNNAGIITLNRPKALNSLNTSMVTKLLQQLRDWENNKSLVIVKGAGEKAFCAGGDVKSAIDRVEGPRFFHTEYNVNYLIGKYKIPYIAFINGVTMGGGVGVSVHGRYRVATEKTVVAMPETKIGLFPDVGASYILPRLQVNLGMYLGLTGDRLKGKDVVKAGIATHFVSSKRLYELEKLLSRCTNDNEVLSLLNKFHEPSEEFSLADNIKHINYCFAASTVEEIIERLEKVQNDWSLKTIQTLRQMCPGSLKITLRALQRGAQLELPQCLKMEYRLACRATENHDFPEGVRALLIDKDNKPKWQHSSLSDVDDDYVEDYFKKLPQDKELQFFDAKL; this is encoded by the exons atGCTTAAACTAAGACTATTACCTCGAACAACTGGAATTATAAAACGAACTATGTCTACTCAAGAACAAGACGTTTTATTTGAGAATCTCAATAATGCAGGCATTATTACTCTTAATCGTCCTAAGGCTCTGAATTCTCTTAATACCTCTATGGTAACAAAACTTTTACAGCAGCTAAGGGATTGGGAAAATAACAAAAGCCTGGTGATTGTGAAAGGCGCAGGTGAAAAGGCTTTCTGTGCTGGTGGGGACGTAAAATCGGCAATAGATAGAGTTGAGGGGCCGAGATTCTTTCATACtgaatataatgtaaattatttaattggaaAATATAAGATTCCATACATAGCATTTATAAATGGGGTAACAATGGGAGGCGGTGTAGGAGTATCAGTGCATGGAAGATACAGAGTAGCTACAGAGAAGACTGTCGTAGCAATGCCTGAAACAAAGATTGGCTTATTCCCAGATGTAGGGGCATCTTATATTCTACCAAGGCTACAGGTTAACTTAGGAATGTATTTGGGTCTCACAG GAGATAGATTAAAAGGCAAAGATGTTGTCAAGGCTGGTATTGCCACACATTTTGTCTCTAGCAAGCGTTTGTATGAGCTTGAGAAGCTCTTATCTCGGTGTACCAATGATAATGAAGTCCTGTCATTACTGAACAAATTTCATGAACCATCAGAAGAGTTTTCTTTAGCTGACAACATAAAGCATATTAATTACTGCTTTGCGGCATCAACTGTTGAGGAAATTATTGAACGTCTTGAAAAAGTACAAAATGACTGGTCTCTTAAGACAATTCAG ACACTTCGTCAGATGTGTCCAGGATCCCTGAAAATAACTCTTCGAGCCCTGCAGCGTGGAGCCCAACTAGAGTTGCCACAGTGTCTAAAAATGGAGTACCGTCTTGCTTGTCGAGCTACCGAGAACCATGATTTCCCGGaag GTGTCCGCGCTCTGCTAATAGACAAGGACAACAAACCCAAGTGGCAGCATTCGTCCCTCTCTGACGTCGATGATGATTACGTCGAAGATTACTTTAAGAAACTTCCACAAGACAAAGAACTGCAATTCTTTGACGCCAAACTGTAA
- the LOC125063195 gene encoding uncharacterized protein LOC125063195, which produces MSYYTKNKTSEFIAQLSRLQFMCGLTYVWVDNNKSRFFVYFNKVATILLYSFILSEIASLFTQTQLSEKQASDQILFVISHPVLMSYSLSCVYYGEDIKKLLFKLSVDLKGRYNDLEIENEMIRKAKLYSVLYVMTLSAALFFYAFDAVSQVIRTDGTFTTIIMAWPDVKEKGFLPDVVRVGAYLIWWIFMIRASAVYVFVITLTIVLSHQYKNLQSYFYNLEEVFITNNESRDEKEKEYESGLKIGIALHAETMWCVKECQRICSWVFSGQITINITVFCMLMLQMVNSERTLVNALATLSTSLSLLVSTGFFMCNAGDVTVEASILPTAIFFSGWHHCRGKSSIRVRKLITFAIAQSQKPIAMRSFNVIELSYRSYVSIVKSSYSVFSILY; this is translated from the exons ATGTCTTATTACACAAAGAATAAAACGTCAGAATTTATTGCTCAGTTGAGCAGACTTCAATTCATGTGTGGCCTAACTTACGTATGGGTTGACAACAATAAATCGAGATTTTTCGTTTACTTCAACAAAGTAGCCACAATACTCCTATATTCTTTTATTCTTTCCGAAATCGCGTCACTCTTCACCCAAACACAATTATCTGAGAAGCAGGCGTCCGATCAGATTCTATTTGTAATTTCTCACCCTGTGCTCATGTCATATTCACTAAGCTGCGTATATTACGGAGAAGACATAAAGAAGCTCTTATTCAAGCTCTCGGTCGATCTTAAAGGGCGTTACAATGATCTAGAAATCGAGAATGAGATGATAAGAAAAGCTAAACTGTACTCAGTCTTATATGTGATGACATTAAGTgctgctttatttttttatgcgtTTGATGCAGTATCGCAAGTTATTAGAACGG ATGGTACTTTTACAACAATTATAATGGCTTGGCCTGACGTCAAAGAAAAGGGCTTTCTCCCTGACGTGGTCAGAGTAGGAGCCTATCTCATATGGTGGATTTTCATGATCAGAGCTTCTGCAGTTTACGTTTTCGTAATTACCTTGACTATTGTACTGAGCCATCAGTACAAAAACTTACAAAGTTATTTCTATAATCTCGAAGaggtttttataacaaataatgaGAGCCGTGATGAAAAAGAGAAGGAATATGAAAGTGGTTTGAAAATTGGTATTGCTTTACACGCCGAAACTATGtg gtGTGTGAAAGAATGCCaaagaatttgtagttgggTGTTCAGTGGCCAGATTACTATTAACATAACTGTATTTTGCATGCTCATGTTACAAATGGTG AATTCGGAGCGAACTTTGGTAAACGCTTTAGCGACGCTGTCCACTAGTCTCTCCCTCCTTGTCAGCACTGGGTTCTTTATGTGTAACGCTGGAGATGTAACTGTTGAG GCATCAATTTTACCAACCGCAATATTCTTTTCGGGCTGGCATCACTGCCGCGGTAAATCATCTATACGCGTGAGGAAGCTGATTACATTTGCTATTGCGCAAAGTCAG AAACCAATCGCGATGCGCAGCTTCAATGTTATAGAACTGTCTTACAGATCTTATGTTTCG atagtGAAATCATCATACTCCGTATTTTCAATCTTGTATTGA
- the LOC125063193 gene encoding uncharacterized protein LOC125063193 has translation MELSKTSEFVEKVTKLQYMFGLPYVWVDDKKPKYFQHFNKIFTFLAISFVISDYVSFFTQNHLTEKQKTDRTLFTLSHTILILYCFVFEYYKEDIKKLYIVAVSLKTHHNALAIEKKMIRKAKMYLASFGSILCYALTSYAVDGTMQVLKENSTFTPVITAWPDVTQNGFWPDVFRVVAYFVLWIFMLKVYAVHVFVFSITVILSHQYTNLQSYFYSLDDIFKKACSEEEKVKEYEKSLKLGLWMHAETLWCVEECQRINTWVFNGQTTFSFTIICLELLQMANSTSVMNALSNVSSGLAVLLSNGFFMCNAGDITTEAASLPFAIFASGWHHCSGSSSARIRKLIMLALAQSQKPVVIRSFYVIEFSYETFVSLLKASYSLFSILY, from the exons ATGGAACTAAGCAAAACTTCAGAGTTTGTTGAAAAAGTAACCAAATTACAATATATGTTTGGTTTACCTTACGTATGGGTAGATGATAAAAAgccaaaatattttcaacacttcaataaaattttcacGTTTCTCGCAATTTCTTTCGTAATTTCTGACTATGTGTCGTTTTTCACCCAAAATCACTTGACTGAGAAGCAAAAAACTGACCGAACCTTATTCACGCTTAGTCACACAATTCTTATTTTGTACTGTTTCGTTTTTGAGTATTATAAGgaagatattaaaaagttatatatagTGGCTGTCAGTTTGAAGACACATCACAACGCTTTGGCGATTGAGAAGAAAATGATAAGAAAGGCTAAAATGTACTTGGCATCTTTTGGTTCAATCCTCTGTTATGCTTTAACTTCTTATGCGGTTGATGGTACTATGCAAGTATTAAAAGaaa atagcACCTTCACGCCGGTAATTACGGCATGGCCAGATGTAACACAGAACGGTTTTTGGCCTGACGTGTTCAGGGTAGTAGCCTATTTCGTGCTGTGGATCTTTATGTTAAAAGTGTATGCTGTTCATGTGTTCGTGTTTTCCATCACGGTCATTCTCAGCCATCAATATACGAACTTGCAAAGTTACTTCTACAGCCTTgacgatatttttaaaaaggctTGTTCTGAAGAAGAGAAAGTTAAGGAATATGAAAAGTCTTTAAAACTTGGTCTATGGATGCACGCTGAGACACTTTG GTGCGTAGAAGAATGTCAGAGAATAAATACTTGGGTGTTTAACGGACAAACGACATTCAGCTTCACAATAATATGTCTGGAACTTTTACAAATGGCG AATTCAACCAGTGTGATGAACGCTCTTTCGAACGTTTCTAGCGGCCTCGCAGTGTTATTGAGTAATGGTTTCTTCATGTGCAACGCTGGTGATATTACTACGGAG gCGGCGTCTTTACCATTTGCAATTTTCGCGTCGGGCTGGCATCATTGCTCCGGCAGTTCGTCTGCACGCATTAGGAAGCTGATTATGCTGGCACTCGCACAAAGCCAG AAACCAGTCGTAATTCGCAGTTTCTATGTTATTGAATTTTCATATGAAACTTTCGTTTCA TTATTGAAAGCTTCGTATTCGCTTTtctcaattttatattaa
- the LOC125063189 gene encoding zinc finger protein 189-like isoform X1, whose translation MRTYSRKTKRPVLLEGVLELCRLCLNKVTTPTPIYNDDDQSYCLPLPMRILTCLGFEITKDEGLPNIICSQCLEDLNKFYNFKKKCILAYKKLKSHYLAVKQKENPKIEYEELLGSCNLESDIISNEEVQNSFDENEIVLSLAEEDSLEVINIFKTEEQLTEQVEKDEEVQIDTTQNNNDSLNFLNSTPAPSIPFVPEDVSNFLSTILLQLGVLTKDNDQIAVVNQTFKNVQLDTNDGSVTLELVEEDEVDPQLIQTHLKLEPKEDNIKNGSVNYVYDANKGLVPMGKEICSTCGKRYSTRAALARHQYIHSGVRPFICEVCNRAFNQRDILRRHMLVHEQERPFRCRACARGFTQRAALRSHELTHMPGRLMSLHRCQLCPKMFLHASGLSRHQATHANRTYACDSCSRPFNDSSSRNRHMKICKKRPRS comes from the exons ATGCGAACATACAGTCGTAAAACTAAGAGGCCTGTACTTCTTGAGGGTGTTTTAGAACTGTGCCGGCTTTGTCTTAATAAAGTGACTACACCAACGCCAATTTACAATGATGACGATCAATCGTACTGTTTGCCTTTACCTATGAGAATTTTGACGTGCCTTGGTTTCGAG atAACTAAAGATGAGGGTTTACCTAATATCATATGCTCACAGTGCCTTGAAGACTTAAAcaaattctataattttaaaaagaaatgtatacttgcatataaaaagttaaaatctcATTACTTGGCTGTGAAGCAGAAGGAAAATCCAAAAATTGAATATGAAGAACTTTTAGGATCTTGTAATCTTGAATCTGATATTATATCAAATGAAGAGGTACAGAATAGCTTTGATGAAAATGAAATCGTCTTGTCTTTGGCAGAGGAAGATTCTCTtgaagtaattaatatatttaaaactgaaGAACAACTAACGGAGCAGGTTGAAAAGGATGAAGAA GTGCAAATTGATACAACTCAGAACAACAATGATAgcctaaattttttaaattcaactcCAGCGCCGTCTATTCCATTCGTTCCGGAGGATGTATCAAACTTCTTATCAACAATTCTACTACAATTGGGTGTACTCACTAAAGATAATGACCAAATAGCTGTTGTCAATCAAACATTCAAGAATGTACAACTTGACACAAATGATGGCTCTGTAACATTGGAACTTGTGGAAGAAGACGAGGTG gaTCCGCAATTGATACAAACTCACCTTAAACTAGAACCCaaagaagataatattaaaaatggctccgttaattatgtatatgatGCAAATAAGGGTTTAGTCCCCAT GGGTAAGGAAATTTGCAGCACTTGCGGCAAAAGGTATTCAACGCGGGCTGCGTTGGCTCGGCACCAATATATTCACTCAGGCGTTCGCCCCTTCATCTGTGAAGTGTGCAACCGAGCATTCAACCAGCGGGATATACTCAGGCGACACATGCTAGTTCACGAAC AAGAGCGGCCATTCCGATGTCGGGCGTGTGCGAGAGGATTCACTCAGCGTGCTGCTCTACGTTCGCACGAACTGACTCACATGCCTGGCCGACTCATGTCCTTACACCGGTGTCAACTTTGTCCTAAGATGTTCCTACACGCTTCAG GTCTCAGTCGTCATCAAGCCACGCACGCAAATCGAACGTACGCGTGTGACTCGTGTTCGCGACCATTTAACGATTCGAGCTCGCGTAACCGGCACATGAAGATTTGTAAAAAGAGGCCACGTTCATAG
- the LOC125063189 gene encoding zinc finger protein 225-like isoform X2: MRTYSRKTKRPVLLEGVLELCRLCLNKVTTPTPIYNDDDQSYCLPLPMRILTCLGFEITKDEGLPNIICSQCLEDLNKFYNFKKKCILAYKKLKSHYLAVKQKENPKIEYEELLGSCNLESDIISNEEVQNSFDENEIVLSLAEEDSLEVINIFKTEEQLTEQVEKDEEVQIDTTQNNNDSLNFLNSTPAPSIPFVPEDVSNFLSTILLQLGVLTKDNDQIAVVNQTFKNVQLDTNDGSVTLELVEEDEDPQLIQTHLKLEPKEDNIKNGSVNYVYDANKGLVPMGKEICSTCGKRYSTRAALARHQYIHSGVRPFICEVCNRAFNQRDILRRHMLVHEQERPFRCRACARGFTQRAALRSHELTHMPGRLMSLHRCQLCPKMFLHASGLSRHQATHANRTYACDSCSRPFNDSSSRNRHMKICKKRPRS; this comes from the exons ATGCGAACATACAGTCGTAAAACTAAGAGGCCTGTACTTCTTGAGGGTGTTTTAGAACTGTGCCGGCTTTGTCTTAATAAAGTGACTACACCAACGCCAATTTACAATGATGACGATCAATCGTACTGTTTGCCTTTACCTATGAGAATTTTGACGTGCCTTGGTTTCGAG atAACTAAAGATGAGGGTTTACCTAATATCATATGCTCACAGTGCCTTGAAGACTTAAAcaaattctataattttaaaaagaaatgtatacttgcatataaaaagttaaaatctcATTACTTGGCTGTGAAGCAGAAGGAAAATCCAAAAATTGAATATGAAGAACTTTTAGGATCTTGTAATCTTGAATCTGATATTATATCAAATGAAGAGGTACAGAATAGCTTTGATGAAAATGAAATCGTCTTGTCTTTGGCAGAGGAAGATTCTCTtgaagtaattaatatatttaaaactgaaGAACAACTAACGGAGCAGGTTGAAAAGGATGAAGAA GTGCAAATTGATACAACTCAGAACAACAATGATAgcctaaattttttaaattcaactcCAGCGCCGTCTATTCCATTCGTTCCGGAGGATGTATCAAACTTCTTATCAACAATTCTACTACAATTGGGTGTACTCACTAAAGATAATGACCAAATAGCTGTTGTCAATCAAACATTCAAGAATGTACAACTTGACACAAATGATGGCTCTGTAACATTGGAACTTGTGGAAGAAGACGAG gaTCCGCAATTGATACAAACTCACCTTAAACTAGAACCCaaagaagataatattaaaaatggctccgttaattatgtatatgatGCAAATAAGGGTTTAGTCCCCAT GGGTAAGGAAATTTGCAGCACTTGCGGCAAAAGGTATTCAACGCGGGCTGCGTTGGCTCGGCACCAATATATTCACTCAGGCGTTCGCCCCTTCATCTGTGAAGTGTGCAACCGAGCATTCAACCAGCGGGATATACTCAGGCGACACATGCTAGTTCACGAAC AAGAGCGGCCATTCCGATGTCGGGCGTGTGCGAGAGGATTCACTCAGCGTGCTGCTCTACGTTCGCACGAACTGACTCACATGCCTGGCCGACTCATGTCCTTACACCGGTGTCAACTTTGTCCTAAGATGTTCCTACACGCTTCAG GTCTCAGTCGTCATCAAGCCACGCACGCAAATCGAACGTACGCGTGTGACTCGTGTTCGCGACCATTTAACGATTCGAGCTCGCGTAACCGGCACATGAAGATTTGTAAAAAGAGGCCACGTTCATAG